The Ascaphus truei isolate aAscTru1 chromosome 3, aAscTru1.hap1, whole genome shotgun sequence genome includes a region encoding these proteins:
- the SBDS gene encoding ribosome maturation protein SBDS, whose protein sequence is MSIFTPTNQIRLTNVAVVRMKKGGKRFEIACYKNKVMSWRSGAEKDLDEVLQTPSVFINVSKGQVAKKEDLLKSFGTEDQTEICKEILAKGELQVSEKERSTQLEQMFRDIATIVAEKCVNPETKRPYTVNLIERAMKDIHYSVKATKSTKQQALDVIKQLKESMQIERAQMRLRLILPAKDGKRLKEKLKPLIKHIENEDFDQELEIVCLIDPGCFREIDELIRCETKGKGTLEVLSLKDVEEGDEKFE, encoded by the exons ATGTCTATCTTCACCCCGACCAACCAGATCCGCCTGACGAACGTGGCGGTTGTGCGGATGAAGAAAGGAGGGAAGAGGTTCGAGATTGCCTGTTACAAGAACAAAGTGATGAGCTGGCGGAGTGGCGC cgaGAAAGATCTTGATGAAGTATTGCAGACCCCTTCCGTGTTTATCAATGTTTCTAAAGGTCAGGTGGCTAAGAAAGAGGATCTCCTTAAGTCTTTCGGGACAGAAGACCAGACAGAAATCTGCAAGGAG ATTTTAGCCAAGGGGGAGCTACAGGTATCGGAAAAGGAACGAAGCACACAGCTAGAACAAATGTTTCGAGACATTGCTACCATCGTGGCAGAGAAATGTGTGAACCCAGAGACCAAGAGGCCTTATACTGTTAACCTCATTGAACGAGCAATGAAGGATATTCACTACTCTGTGAAAGCAACCAAAAGCACTAAACAGCAG gcaTTGGATGTTATCAAGCAGCTGAAAGAGTCCATGCAGATTGAACGTGCACAAATGAGGCTGCGCTTAATTCTGCCAGCCAAAGACGGGAAGCGACTGAAAGAGAAGCTGAAGCCACTGATCAAGCACATAGAGAACGAGGACTTTGACCAGGAGCTGGAAATT GTGTGCTTAATCGATCCTGGCTGCTTCCGAGAAATTGATGAGTTAATACGCTGTGAGACAAAAGGAAAAGGCACCCTGGAAGTACTCAGCTTAAAGGATGTGGAAGAAGGAGATGAGAAGTTTGAATAA